The following nucleotide sequence is from Pristis pectinata isolate sPriPec2 chromosome 24, sPriPec2.1.pri, whole genome shotgun sequence.
ACATTCActgcctctgcatccagcacaccATAGCTAGAGTGCATTAACAAAACATACTCCAGTCTTTCACCAAGGTTGCTtcaaaagcacctcccaaacttgctGCCTTTAACCACCCGAAGAACAAGGATATGAGCTGTAGGTTCCTCTCCaaatcatacaccatcctgactataTTGGCACCTGAAGAAAAGCTGTTTAACTTAGAAGCTAATTTGATCTGTATTAATATCCATCATATTGCCATAGACATTGTCCATTGTCTATAACCACAAGAATAGGATGTCATTTGGAGATAGCAAGGGCAAAGGGAAAAGATGCCACCTCACCCACTTTGACTAACCTTCATGAAATCACAGACTTTGATCTTTTATTGAGGACAGACAATGAGATACTGCCAAACATCGGTGagttctttccctccccccaccccatcctgctGCCATATCCCAGCCATGATCTACCAATAGGCTCTTGGATTGTTATGGATATGAAGGAATATGATCGAAGGCAGTTACATGGAATTAAGGTACAAAGCAGCAATTCTAAATAAATGGcttaaattttttttgatttctgaAGCTACATGCATAGATTGCTATGGATGTTGGAACCATTGACAGCAGAAGACGCAAATCttaggtgagaggaaagagttgggAGGAGATACATTGACTACTGATGCTAGGTTATCAAAACCATATTCAGCTGAATATTCAATTTTCAAGCTGTTTGCCATTGCACATCAGAATTGAGGCTGCATTGCCAAAATTGTCCTCTGTCCCAGTTTTTTTCTGGCTCTTGATTTTAAAGCTGCTCCACATAAAATGTTGTTGTATATGTTTGACACTGTAGATCTTAAAAAATGTAGCTGTATAACAAAATAGTCCTTCAATAGACTCTTATCTGTTTCTTCCAGAGGAATCTCCAAGCTAAGTTGCAGCTTCGATACACTGAAATTGCTTCCAGGTAATACACAGAATAAAATGCTATGATCATAAGGAACTACCTTTCCAATAGATTTAATGACCCTTATctggaagtatttaaaaagaCAGTGCAGTGGGAACCTTATTCATTATCCTTCATGTTTTTTGTTAATGTGTTTGCTGTGATAGTACATTACCTCCATTTGATTATGGAACAATGTAGAATCTTAACTTGGTATCTAACCTTGACTACATTGTGCGTGAGTGACTGATGGGGCAATATGGAGAGATTGGCACTGTATCTAACCTTAGCTGTAGTTGACTTAGAAGTTGAccactgtttctttccacagtctTTTTTGATTAGTGAATTTCAGTCTTTCTTATTGATATCAAAATATCTTTCCTGAAATTCAGTGGTTAAAAAGATTTGATTAATTTTGGATTATTTAAGAACACGGTCAATAGTGCTAACAAGTATTATGCCATAGTTAAATTGCATGAACAGAAATTGAATAACTAATTCTTAATGTTAGAAGCTGGAATTAGAAGATGGGAGATCAGTAGGGCACATTTTATTTTCTGAGGACCATTCCTGATACGCAAGTAGATAGGAGTTAATGCCTATGCTGTGTTAATGTCTATGGGGACAAGTGGGATTGAGTGATGTGTCTGAATTCCCATCCTTTCACGTTTGAAACTATTCTGTTTATTTTCAGCACAGTCTTTTTATGACATGTTCTGTTCCCTTTCGTAACAATGGAATTTTGAAATGCTCTGTTGTAGGAGCCCACCCCCACCAAATATCCCAGTCGGCCCTAGCCATAAATTCTCAGATAACTACTACTGCCTTCGAGATGGCCGTCGAGAGACATCTCCACCTACAATTATTTggtcaccacagaaagcattagAAGCAGGAACACAGGCAACCAGGTTAGTGGCATTAAATTGATCATACAATCAGCACATAGAATAAA
It contains:
- the ndufa7 gene encoding NADH dehydrogenase [ubiquinone] 1 alpha subcomplex subunit 7 — its product is MASATRIIQWLRNWAAGRNLQAKLQLRYTEIASRSPPPPNIPVGPSHKFSDNYYCLRDGRRETSPPTIIWSPQKALEAGTQATSESTVATTGVKKPVQPGQPVKMKLSTDQPYL